The genome window CCGCCTCAGCTAACTCTGGCCAATCCATCGCCATAACAACTGTATCGTCTGAGTTCGGAGGCGTCTCCATGTTCCAGTAGGTCAGCTTGTTAAACACAGAGGAGACCTTCACTGTCCTgtcctggacacacacacacacacacacacacacacacacaataaaccaTCATGTAGACATGGTAACACAACCCTCACCTGCACAAAAAATGGTTTTCATGGCCCATACACTCAGCGCTTTGCCTTTTATTTGTCTGACTGCTGGTCAGCGTCATTGTTTGTAGCTTGAAAAATGACATCACTGATGTTTACCTCTTGGTCAGAGTCGGGCTTGTTAATGTCTTTCAGCACCAAACCAGTGTAGCCCTGTGGACAGTTGAGCTCCTGACCCTTCAGCCCACGGCCTCTGAACGATACGGTCTTCTCTGAAGAGacaaaaatatgagaaaaatgcacaaaaggATTTATGCTAGAGATGGTTTCCCCCGACTAAAAATTACAGTAGGATAAAATGTCAGATACACCTTTATATATTTGTGAGCAGGTTAAACTGTGGATACCAGACCCCACTTATCTTAGAAACTGTCCCATATTGTAACAGTTAAATCTAAAAGTTAATCTAGCGTGCAATTACTCAAAGCCAGTGGAAGATGGCGGGTTGACATATTATCCTCGCACTTACGCATGAAATTTCTGGAGGACTTTCAAACGCAAAAATCACTTCAAAGTAATGAAATATACAAACAGTAGTGAAAACTATACTATAATCAAATGTGTTCATACATGTGTTTCTTGCACAAGGCCCATTATCACCAGTGTATATGCAGCTTTTAGGAACCTAAAGACTTCCCTGCACCACATCTAATGATCATTGTGTGATTATTTTCATGGATTTTATCTCCACTGCTGTTTTCTATGCGCTACAAACTGGACCAGTTACAATTAAGCTTTAGAGTGTACCGAGTTTGCCGTCTTTCGTGGTTGCATTGAAGTATTGTGAGACCTGCGCCGGCCCGTTGTGTTCTATTTCACAGGGCAAGAGGTGGACTGGGACTCTCTGTGCCTGCCCCACAGATGAAACATGAACACGAGTGACACTGGTGTTACAGGACATTCTGCAACCAGACgatagaagagaaagaaaaacacataaataacaacaaattacaaccttattttctgtttaaacctaaaatgtattttacttcaTCACAGTGAGTTTAGCCTTGGCAACCATTTTACTCAAGTGCTGAATGTGAGGTACAAATGTTTACTTCTAAGCCGCTACATCTCAGGTAAATATTTTAACTCAACTATATTTGTCAGACAGCTTTAAGTACTTTTGACATCATAATTTTTCATCCTCTTTCTGTCCAGTAAAAACCATGTATCTCGATATTTGTTGATTTGTAATGTTTGTGATAAACTGTAGGATAAAGTGTTCCTTTATGTGTTGAGATATTTCTCCTACCTCTAAAACTTtcataaactttttcaaaatgatCTTGGATCTGCTGGAAAATCCATCATCACAAAGCTGAAGAGACTTTTctattttgcttgtttttctgcaacatgaaaagaaaacacgCCAACACTAACATTTTACTGTACGATGGTCACTGTTTCTTTTGATAttcaaagtacattttgatgattttacttactttaacttaagtaatgTTCTAAATTTAGGACTTTCCAGTGTGGGattggtacttttactacaGGATAAAGGATCTGTATCGTCTTTTGCCACTGCTGAGCTGTGATTTGAGACACATAAAGGTTGTCTCTGAAATATGTGTAGACTCAAAATGCTTAGTATTAGTCAATGCAGTCAATAACTAATTTATTGACGTGTCACTACAGATTATACACATTGCAGGCTGTTTCTATGTTtgattaattatattatatttggcaTGCTTTTTAAGGTCAATAATCACATTTAAAGCGGtctattgtaaaataaataactgcTTGTTATTGTGAAGTTCGAGAGCTCTGACAACAACAAATGCAGATTTCCCTTCAAATAAACAGCGTGCCAAACTGTATTCAAGATTTTGTCATTGTTGCGTGTTTTCTCATCTCCTCTTGAACATTTTCAAACGTGTTGTTAAATGACTTGAATATCGGTATGAAAAGCAGAACTTTAACTTTACCTTTCAGCAGGTTTTCAgatgtataaattaaatgaaatgtaaaattgGACCTTTTCCGGTTTAGCGCCGGtcgcgtcctgtgattggacGAAAATGTCTTCTTCTACGACGCTGCAAGATGTTTTGGCGGGTTTTTTATGTTCCTCCAGAGGATGTCTCCCCACACTGGTGAGGGATcattttacttgtttgtttgatgtttttacttattttatttgatatttttgctctcatcattatacatttttttccttcctgtacccagtggtggaatattgtattttgcattatttatgTGAAGGCTTTAGGTACTTGTGTGTTCTTTTCTGGACTTTGTtagaaaatgttaaatacatttttaatacatttgaatatCCAAAATACTGCACATTATTGTACAGTAGCTAcataaatatgataataattataataattttaacaataataattttgtatttatatagcacctttaaaaacagtgtttacAAATGCAAACAGGAGCAGAGGGCGAAAAGCAAAGAagtcaaagacacaaaatcatagCGGACAACAGGTAAATGGACAAGTAATGTTtatcagaataaaataatacaattaatatataaaaataaacagatacataaatctacacaaacacagaaacacaaatacatTGGTAGAAGCAATatagacaataaaacaataaaaagatgatttaaaaaaacaagataaaaacaagactAAATCACACAAAAGCAAGGTTATAAAAATGGGGAAAGAATTGTTTAAAACAAGTGACCGATTCTGCGAAAGAGGGTCACAGGAGGAAATCAATTAGCAAATTTAAGTCTTATTATGTTCTTACAGGGCGTTATGACATCACGCCTTGATTTTCTGTGATGTTGCTCTTGTTTCTTTTCGTCGTCTAGATATaaactattatatataatatagaggCTTTAGTTGTAGTTGTAGTATAAAGTTCTGAAGTGTGTGGAACACTAAGAACTCTGATCCagttggcagcagcagcagctctcttcatgtgggatggACTAAATGCTGTCCAATGGCAGCTTTTTACCAGCTCAAGTTATTGAGGGCTTTTTCTTTTCACAACATTTCATCCAGACAAAGTCAAGCTGAGGACAAGGAGACGTAAGAGAAAGGAGAAGTGATTTCTTAACAGCTCATAGTTGTCCAGCAGAAACCAGAGGtgagtttgtttttaataacaaGACAGAGTCGGCTACAGCTGCAGGCATGTTGTTGTTGGATACTACATGGatgtttaaatagaaaaaacacatttttgatttttattttgagtaTAGATGCTTTAGTAGCCCCACACTGTAATGCCTGGAAGCATAACTCTTGATCTGAAAatctttatgtcatttttgtgttgagCAAGAAACAACTCCCTTTCTCTTTCAATGATGAAATATAATTGAAACTTTGACagtggtggatgaagtattGATGCCATTTACCTCAGTACCTCTGTAAACTAAGTAATCAGGAAAATATACAGCAAACAAACTGGTTCACAACAATCATGGTGGCGGTTATGTGAGAATAGAGAGACAAATCACACTTTTTGaagttttatataaaaatggtgctaaagtattcagatcccttacttatgtaaaataacttatacgaccacactgtgaaattacaccaatacaagtaaaagtacaaaagtatcagcatcaacatttacttaaagtatcaaaagtaaaagtactcgttattaGAGTtgttatttctgttaaattttggggtctttgtttttatccttgcggtatcgaaaatggtatcgagtatcgaatattttcctgagtatcggtatcgagttgaaaattttagtatcgtgacaaccctactcgttatgcagaatgaacccactgagattgttatatatatattccaaatatattattagattatttgtattgatgcatttatggaatcagtgttttaattttgtaaaggtagggctcattttaactatacttttatgtggtttaatttaaacaatgtctaatcatttttaaattgatcatgtttttatgttatcttgacctgtaaagtaactaaagctctcagctaaatgtagtggagtaaaaagtacaatgtctGCCtcagaatgtagtggagtagaagtataaagttacataaaatggaaatactcaagtaaagtacctcaaattgtacttaagtacattacttgagtaaatgtttttagttacattccaaccCTGTCATCCACAATAGTTCTAAAGTACTAaagtttaaaagtaaaagtattaaatgCACAAAGATGGCAACTGTGAAGCATTCATAATGCTGCATGACCAGTTGTCGAAAACTCAAAACCATGAAAACAGTGAAATAGATTAAAAGAACAGGAAGCAAAGACTCCATGAAATGTCAAAATAGTtgccacttatttttttgttagttgTCAAATTGATTAATTGACTGATGATTTCAGCTCTAATATAGGCTACTGCTCTTATAACATATTCCATCTTTTCAAGTTTTGTCTAAATAAAGGTTTATTTGTAAAGTAGCTTAAGCTGTGGAATACTTATAGCAAAAGGAAGAAGAATATTTTCCCTCTAAAGTGTTGGGGCCCAGAAGTTTAAAGTGGCATCATGTACAGTAAATGTGGCACTGAGTTTATTTGAGTCATCTGATGTGAGAAGGCTGCTGCTTGTGACTGAGATTGGACTCAGTGGTTTCACAGCTCTCAGTAATATCAAAGTGGTGCTTGTTTCTTCAGCTTCATGAGATCACAACATCAACCTCACTTTAATATGACGTTAAACTGATGATGTCTGATCAACAGtatcttttcttgtttttcaggGAAATGTGAATGTGAACCACATAAGTTCTTGGAGGACGTTCAAGACATTTCAACAACCAGACTGAGCCAGTAAACTCCTTTCAATTACTTATTTACACTCAGATTTGAAGACATGCTTGTAGTGTGAATACATTCACCCTTCTGAGTTTAGAGTACtttatttctgaaaatgttcctttattcAACATGAAAACCAAACCAACAAATTTGACAAAcagtacaaagaaaatatatccTGCCAGTTCATGGAAAGAGTGCATGTACAGTTCAGTAAGGCAATAAGTCAGAAATAGGACCCCTGGAGCCTCGACCATGTGAAGTCTGGGAAGACCAAATACACAAGTAACTGAAAAATtgctgcaaataaaacaaaacttgtTTTGGACACCACAGTTAAAGACCGACTGATAAATCTAGCTCCCAGGTTGAGACCTCTCTTGTCTGATATGTTCTTTtatgtatacagtcatgggaaaaatgattagaccgcctttgttttcttcaatttcttgttcattgtaatacctggtacaactaaagggacatttgtttggacaaatgtaataacaaaaatagccaataagagtttaatttaagagctgatatctagccgttttccatggttttcttgattatgattttggttattatcaagaaaaccatggaaaatggctagttgtaccaggcattaaaataaacaagaaattgaataaaacatgggtggtctaataatttttcccatgactgtatacaagGAGAAAGTTCCCAAGTTgcattacttttgttttcaagtgGCTGTTTTTGTGGTGAAACCTGTTTAACGTCACTGTTTGTTGATGTTTAGATTTCATGGATCAAGAAAGTCATTTGCGTCCCGGAGATGATGAAGAACCGATAGCTCTCATTTTTCGGGCGTTTCTAGGACTACAGACTGCTGTCATCATGATGATGTCACGCATCCGTCAGAGAGTCATACAGGGCTTTATTGTATTCTCCTTCATCTTCCTGCTCCTCTGGATCTCTGCTTTTTTATACGGGAGCTTCTACTACTCCTACATGCCGAAGGCGGCTTTTTCCACACCTGTGCACTATTTCTACAGGTGTGTATGTGAAGTGTATTTGAAATCCTGTTTCCATTTCTGGAACTTTATTCTTCTTCATGACCTTAGAATAAGGTAAATTGAAagtgtttagattttttttttaaataagaccTCATAACAGTCTATAAAGTTGTTTAAATGAGCTCTACctttacaatattaaaacactgcttacataaatgcatatataatatgaatccaatattatatttagaatatatatatatat of Centropristis striata isolate RG_2023a ecotype Rhode Island chromosome 12, C.striata_1.0, whole genome shotgun sequence contains these proteins:
- the rnaseh2c gene encoding ribonuclease H2 subunit C codes for the protein MSCNTSVTRVHVSSVGQAQRVPVHLLPCEIEHNGPAQVSQYFNATTKDGKLEKTVSFRGRGLKGQELNCPQGYTGLVLKDINKPDSDQEDRTVKVSSVFNKLTYWNMETPPNSDDTVVMAMDWPELAEAIHGPVED